One stretch of Cohnella algarum DNA includes these proteins:
- a CDS encoding LysR family transcriptional regulator: MTNTQIKLFVKIAETGSFTKAGLDLNMTQPAVSRAISSLEAELDVPLLLRDRRSGVQLTDAGKRILVLFREILGTFAKVEQVVADEKGLQVGTIRVGAFPVAGAHFLPRIIGAIAKKHPGIEFELHEGNIDELRSWLETRVIDVAFLIPPDGDWETIPLYREKMYAVLRADHPLSDLSVIPVKQLAKEPFITCKAGYEPPIIDLFERASARLQTKYIVQSVSMALRMAEEGLGFPILSELALKALPPGLVKRELEPEAFRDIRLAVPSIAESSHAVKLFIRTALGLFPPHGMPVSDPAGLVSQQ; the protein is encoded by the coding sequence ATGACTAACACGCAGATCAAGCTTTTCGTCAAGATCGCAGAGACAGGAAGCTTTACGAAAGCGGGCCTTGACCTGAATATGACGCAGCCGGCGGTTAGCCGCGCGATTTCTTCGCTGGAAGCGGAGCTGGACGTTCCGCTGCTTCTGCGCGATCGCCGCAGCGGCGTGCAATTGACCGATGCGGGCAAGCGCATTCTCGTGCTGTTCCGCGAAATTCTCGGCACATTCGCCAAGGTGGAGCAAGTCGTCGCCGACGAAAAGGGGCTTCAGGTCGGTACAATTCGCGTCGGGGCTTTTCCCGTGGCCGGGGCTCACTTCCTGCCCCGGATCATCGGCGCCATCGCCAAGAAGCATCCGGGCATCGAGTTCGAGCTGCACGAAGGGAACATCGACGAGCTGAGGAGCTGGCTGGAGACGAGGGTAATCGACGTCGCGTTCCTGATTCCGCCGGATGGCGACTGGGAGACGATTCCGCTCTATCGGGAGAAAATGTACGCCGTGCTGCGAGCGGATCATCCGTTAAGCGACCTGTCCGTCATCCCCGTCAAACAGTTGGCCAAGGAGCCGTTCATTACGTGCAAAGCCGGATACGAGCCGCCGATCATCGACCTGTTCGAACGGGCGTCAGCCCGCTTGCAAACGAAGTACATCGTTCAAAGCGTCAGCATGGCTCTCCGCATGGCGGAAGAAGGCCTCGGCTTTCCGATTCTGTCCGAGCTGGCGCTGAAGGCGCTCCCTCCCGGGCTGGTCAAGCGCGAGCTGGAGCCGGAAGCGTTTCGTGACATTCGGCTCGCGGTGCCTTCCATCGCCGAATCCTCCCACGCCGTCAAGCTTTTTATCCGGACCGCGCTCGGCTTGTTCCCTCCGCACGGCATGCCCGTCTCGGACCCGGCAGGTCTGGTTTCACAACAATAA
- a CDS encoding TetR/AcrR family transcriptional regulator: MRKGQTHPSAILSKRMLAQGLVELLREEEYKEITVTRLCERAQIARRTFYRNFETIEDVLSFSIAGMMEEFVKEMQAHVHDDFKTVVTAYFTFWEKHAWLLLLLSKNQLIHIVFTLYIHYLHQFSNVLWLNDQAAAPDEEEFAVRLAYTSGGLWSVLTYWISSGCRQSPGELAGIIGGMPHLNSPTVTYSRSLFISYQLELSQLEKEILIHFAYI, from the coding sequence ATGAGAAAAGGCCAAACGCATCCTTCAGCCATTCTCTCAAAAAGGATGCTTGCGCAAGGGCTTGTCGAACTTTTGCGAGAAGAAGAATATAAAGAGATCACGGTTACCCGATTATGCGAACGTGCGCAAATTGCCAGAAGAACGTTTTATCGCAACTTTGAAACCATTGAGGATGTTCTGTCCTTTTCTATCGCCGGCATGATGGAGGAGTTCGTAAAAGAGATGCAGGCACACGTTCATGATGATTTCAAAACCGTCGTCACGGCCTATTTTACATTTTGGGAAAAGCATGCTTGGTTGCTGTTATTGCTGAGCAAAAATCAATTGATCCATATCGTTTTTACTCTGTATATTCATTACCTGCATCAGTTTTCGAATGTCTTGTGGCTGAACGATCAAGCAGCTGCTCCAGATGAAGAGGAATTCGCCGTTAGACTCGCCTATACATCCGGAGGGTTGTGGAGCGTGCTGACGTATTGGATTTCTTCCGGTTGCCGGCAGAGTCCGGGGGAGCTTGCCGGGATTATTGGGGGGATGCCACATCTTAATTCTCCCACTGTTACTTACAGCCGCAGTTTATTTATTTCTTATCAATTGGAGTTATCCCAGTTAGAAAAGGAGATCTTAATTCATTTTGCTTATATTTAA
- a CDS encoding SEC-C metal-binding domain-containing protein: protein MFHPEQVKSYILHPEYTVSNTALKYFEDSFLYENEPALMPLLLEKLKQSKHARSIHLFHGYKFPQTEETIRGLLALCLSPTYDNNTKFHLKKMLHHSDPQLLDPFVEFVEKDPLWKNRVQQKRNLSMMDDQELVSTFQLFIEQTTDKYVNEFDTTYGDEIVYELSRRTCMDPDAILQKLDAYNPDDLSYETPYFVQLAGAMKLEAAIPFLCNFLGAEDDWLPEKAVEALIHIGTTSVVTTLADRYFAANGEYFRLYASDVFGKIKLPASEEALLTLLPEERHLTYATNLANGLCELGSSKGLPLVQEMVEGDYERGLMNLTQSIYAYCIISNTPHPSLPQWKKELDREEARLAKREKEVDRMFASPRLQGSLGTPYTNPNKAGRNDPCPCGSGKKYKKCCGA from the coding sequence ATGTTCCATCCTGAACAAGTAAAGAGTTATATCCTGCATCCTGAGTATACTGTAAGCAATACCGCTCTAAAGTACTTTGAAGACAGCTTTTTATACGAAAATGAACCTGCTTTAATGCCGTTATTGCTAGAAAAACTGAAGCAATCTAAGCACGCCAGATCCATTCATTTGTTCCATGGATATAAGTTCCCGCAAACCGAAGAGACGATTCGCGGGTTGTTGGCCTTGTGTCTTTCGCCGACATACGATAATAATACGAAATTCCATTTGAAAAAGATGTTGCATCATAGCGATCCCCAGTTGTTGGACCCCTTTGTGGAGTTCGTCGAGAAAGATCCGCTTTGGAAAAATCGGGTGCAGCAAAAGCGTAATCTTTCGATGATGGACGATCAGGAACTCGTGAGTACCTTCCAATTGTTTATTGAGCAAACCACCGATAAATATGTAAATGAGTTTGACACAACGTATGGTGACGAAATCGTGTATGAGCTGTCCCGTCGGACGTGTATGGATCCCGATGCTATACTTCAGAAGCTGGATGCCTATAATCCGGACGACTTAAGCTATGAAACCCCGTATTTTGTTCAGCTGGCGGGTGCAATGAAGCTGGAAGCGGCCATTCCTTTTCTGTGCAACTTTTTGGGAGCGGAGGATGATTGGCTTCCAGAGAAGGCCGTAGAGGCGCTTATTCATATCGGGACAACTTCGGTTGTGACGACGCTGGCCGATCGGTATTTTGCTGCTAACGGGGAATATTTCCGGTTATATGCTTCCGATGTGTTCGGTAAAATCAAGCTGCCCGCCTCGGAAGAGGCATTGCTGACGCTATTGCCGGAAGAGCGGCATCTAACCTATGCGACCAACTTGGCGAATGGTCTATGTGAGCTGGGCTCAAGCAAGGGCCTTCCGCTAGTCCAGGAGATGGTGGAAGGAGATTACGAACGTGGACTGATGAACCTCACACAGTCGATTTATGCTTACTGCATAATTTCAAACACACCGCATCCTTCATTGCCGCAATGGAAGAAGGAGCTTGATAGGGAAGAAGCGCGGCTGGCCAAGCGTGAGAAAGAAGTGGATCGGATGTTTGCCAGCCCTAGACTTCAAGGTAGCCTAGGCACACCTTATACTAACCCGAATAAAGCAGGACGCAACGATCCTTGTCCTTGCGGAAGCGGGAAGAAGTACAAGAAATGTTGCGGCGCGTAA
- a CDS encoding transposase, translating into MLSKNRLGAAPKIYFRPELTNCPHCGVKLKRSHTAWNKKITTLTGVIHAWSMAYMCPNASCVHTGVAYKSAEAEMLSMKYSSYGYDVLGLVGELRFKQHRTCKEIAELLNERGIVASERYAQTLYERYQTLLAASLDEHVRQSLAETTAQNGGIILSMDGVQPEKGNEMLYVIREVFSGTVLAAQNMKSGAAGELRSLIEPIIELGFPVVGIVSDGQVSIRQAFETLLPDVPYPSTTTLKILPNLL; encoded by the coding sequence ATGCTTTCGAAAAATCGCCTCGGCGCCGCGCCGAAAATCTATTTCCGACCCGAGTTGACTAACTGCCCGCATTGCGGGGTCAAGCTTAAGCGATCCCATACCGCCTGGAACAAAAAAATCACTACACTAACTGGTGTTATTCATGCCTGGAGCATGGCCTACATGTGTCCTAATGCAAGCTGCGTTCACACAGGCGTAGCCTATAAATCAGCGGAAGCCGAAATGCTGAGCATGAAGTATTCTTCTTATGGCTACGATGTGCTCGGCCTCGTTGGGGAGTTGCGTTTTAAGCAGCACCGCACGTGTAAAGAGATTGCAGAGTTGCTAAACGAGCGCGGGATTGTAGCTAGTGAGCGATATGCGCAAACACTCTATGAACGCTATCAAACCCTGCTGGCGGCCAGTCTTGACGAGCATGTAAGACAAAGCTTGGCGGAAACCACGGCACAAAATGGCGGCATCATTCTCTCCATGGACGGCGTCCAGCCGGAAAAAGGAAATGAGATGCTCTATGTCATTCGAGAGGTGTTCAGTGGCACAGTTTTGGCGGCTCAGAACATGAAAAGCGGAGCCGCTGGCGAATTACGCAGCCTCATCGAGCCAATTATTGAGTTGGGCTTCCCCGTCGTCGGAATCGTCAGTGACGGACAAGTTTCCATTCGTCAGGCATTCGAAACGCTTCTGCCGGATGTGCCGTATCCCAGTACCACTACCTTAAAGATATTGCCAAACCTGTTGTAG
- a CDS encoding helix-turn-helix transcriptional regulator → MKSWSEKKKELKSIDPVRMNELEAVAQLVNAIHQRRVELGWTQKELADKVGLHQESIARIENGGVVPRLDTVLKIAIALGMKLTLHGTEEAAAASIG, encoded by the coding sequence ATGAAGAGCTGGAGCGAGAAAAAAAAAGAATTGAAATCCATCGATCCCGTAAGGATGAATGAGCTCGAAGCTGTGGCACAATTGGTGAATGCTATTCATCAAAGACGCGTAGAGTTAGGATGGACGCAAAAGGAATTAGCCGATAAAGTGGGTTTGCATCAAGAATCCATCGCTCGTATCGAAAACGGGGGAGTCGTGCCTCGGCTAGACACCGTGTTAAAAATAGCGATCGCATTGGGCATGAAGCTAACTTTGCACGGTACGGAGGAAGCTGCGGCTGCAAGCATCGGCTAA
- a CDS encoding IS256 family transposase translates to MGLWTKEQLRSFIKENNLVTAQDAQNALKDLFAETLQEMLEAEMDTHLGYSKHDVQNKQTKNSRNGKSKKIVTSEYGDQEIAVPRDRLGEFEPLVVKKHQSNVTGIEDQIVALYAKGVSTREIQDHLQNLYGLEVSPTFISNVTNKIIPLIKEWQNRPLQGVYAVVFLDAIHFKVKQDGAIVNKAAYMVIGIDMDGNKDVLGMWIGENESAKFWLSVLNDLKNRGVQDILITCVDNLTGFSQAISACYPKTEIQKCIIHQIRNSTRYVSYKDLKKVTADLKPIYKAATEEMALLELDRFEETWGAKYPLIVRSWRSNWDELATFFKYPPELRKLIYTTNMIESYHRQLRKVTKGKSIFPSDEALLKMLYLVTMDVTRKWTGRVQNWGQMLLQLSVFFPDRIGQHLP, encoded by the coding sequence ATGGGATTATGGACGAAAGAGCAGCTGCGGAGTTTCATCAAGGAGAATAATCTGGTCACCGCACAGGATGCGCAGAATGCGCTAAAGGACCTGTTTGCCGAAACGCTGCAAGAAATGCTAGAGGCCGAAATGGATACGCACCTGGGCTATAGCAAGCATGACGTGCAGAACAAGCAGACGAAGAACAGTCGCAACGGTAAGAGCAAGAAAATCGTCACTAGCGAGTACGGCGACCAGGAGATTGCCGTGCCACGGGATCGCCTGGGCGAGTTCGAGCCGCTCGTGGTGAAGAAGCATCAGTCCAACGTGACGGGGATCGAGGATCAGATCGTCGCCCTGTACGCCAAAGGCGTCAGCACGCGGGAGATCCAGGACCATCTGCAGAATCTCTATGGTTTGGAGGTCTCGCCAACCTTTATTTCCAATGTCACGAATAAGATCATTCCGCTCATCAAAGAGTGGCAGAATCGGCCGTTGCAGGGCGTATACGCGGTCGTCTTCCTGGACGCCATCCACTTCAAGGTGAAGCAAGACGGGGCGATCGTGAACAAAGCTGCCTACATGGTCATTGGGATCGACATGGACGGCAACAAGGACGTGCTGGGCATGTGGATCGGCGAGAACGAGTCCGCGAAGTTCTGGCTGAGCGTCTTGAACGATCTTAAGAATCGCGGCGTTCAGGACATCCTTATCACCTGTGTCGACAACCTCACGGGCTTCTCCCAGGCGATCTCTGCCTGTTATCCGAAGACGGAGATTCAGAAGTGCATCATCCACCAGATCCGCAACTCCACGCGCTACGTCTCCTACAAGGATCTGAAGAAGGTGACGGCCGATCTGAAGCCCATCTACAAGGCTGCTACGGAGGAAATGGCTCTGCTGGAACTCGACCGCTTTGAGGAGACGTGGGGCGCCAAGTATCCCCTTATTGTCCGCTCATGGCGCAGCAATTGGGACGAACTCGCCACCTTCTTCAAGTATCCGCCTGAGCTTCGTAAGCTCATCTACACGACGAACATGATTGAGAGCTATCATCGCCAATTGCGAAAAGTCACCAAAGGGAAAAGCATCTTCCCAAGCGACGAGGCGCTACTGAAGATGCTGTACTTAGTCACGATGGACGTCACCCGCAAATGGACCGGTCGTGTTCAAAACTGGGGACAGATGCTCCTGCAGCTCTCCGTCTTCTTTCCGGACCGGATCGGCCAGCACTTACCTTGA
- a CDS encoding type II toxin-antitoxin system RelE/ParE family toxin, whose translation MQLEQIVYCLNRLEEKGTRAGEKFTKRISGDIWELRPGYNRILFMGWNGNHFVLLHQFIKTTQKTPPREIAIAEKRMQSWLSRKQKE comes from the coding sequence GTGCAATTAGAACAGATTGTTTATTGCTTGAATCGTTTAGAAGAGAAGGGGACACGCGCAGGTGAAAAGTTCACCAAACGGATCTCAGGTGATATCTGGGAGCTTCGGCCAGGATATAATCGGATTTTATTCATGGGATGGAACGGAAACCACTTTGTACTGTTGCACCAGTTTATCAAAACAACACAAAAGACGCCACCAAGAGAGATTGCAATAGCTGAAAAGAGAATGCAAAGCTGGTTGTCAAGAAAACAAAAGGAGTGA
- a CDS encoding pectate lyase gives MKKRVANGSGILLACSLVIALIAGNWGASAVVHAANLAITDSGGWNETAYVEWSPVSNAEGYNVYVKPAGAADSQYRQLDDELIRKYPSYWRADAVGLAAGNYVMKVEALLPEGSTASAVSDTLSVSAYDRSGFAFSADSPYGTGSGAYQDNGTLKNGAQVLYITADTAQTVTLDVKINSSGSTQTGVGLGEILELRQKGYDTTPLAIRLIGKITDDDMNGQLNSSGYLQIKGKNNYSEMNITLEGIGEDAYAYGWGLLLRYVGNVEVRNLGLMLFPDDGISMDTGNVNVWVHHNDLFYGTAGGDADQAKGDGSTDLKKGSTFITISYNHYWDSGKASLVGLSESSEFFVTFHHNWFDHSDSRHPRIRLASVHIYNNFFDGISKYGVGVTTGGSAFVESNDFRHAPNPMMSSLQGTDALGDGTFSGEDGGMIKAFNNIITDAESLIYANSNAGTAPAHATSFDAYLASSRNETVPISYKTLVGGTAYNNFDTSGIDTGVDVSDIDPVSDVEQIVTAEAGRLNNGDFAWEFNDSVDDASSAVNAALMAKITSYATQLVSVGGNSTDPTDPTESPNPTESPEPTPTSTPPAGQYVHNFTTDGTASDFFDIQGSLSTTKGTVVYNGLTLTQCLKIESSTRIEFTTAQASTLTLVFNSADGTKIKIDGTSYPMTNGIVSVPLAPGAHTLTKDNVANLFYMELAYA, from the coding sequence ATGAAGAAAAGAGTGGCAAACGGATCCGGCATTTTATTGGCGTGTTCTCTTGTAATCGCTTTAATCGCAGGCAACTGGGGGGCAAGCGCGGTCGTGCATGCTGCCAATCTGGCGATCACCGACAGCGGAGGCTGGAACGAAACGGCCTATGTGGAATGGTCGCCCGTAAGCAACGCGGAGGGCTACAATGTATATGTTAAGCCCGCAGGCGCCGCAGACTCCCAATATCGACAACTCGATGACGAATTGATCCGAAAATACCCTTCCTATTGGAGAGCCGATGCCGTAGGCCTTGCCGCCGGAAATTATGTGATGAAGGTTGAAGCTCTCCTGCCTGAAGGCTCAACGGCAAGCGCCGTTTCCGACACGCTATCCGTATCGGCCTATGACAGATCCGGATTCGCTTTTTCGGCAGATTCCCCCTATGGCACGGGTTCAGGCGCATACCAGGATAACGGAACGCTTAAGAACGGAGCTCAAGTTCTTTATATCACAGCCGACACGGCGCAAACCGTAACGCTTGACGTGAAAATCAATAGCTCGGGAAGTACGCAAACAGGCGTCGGTCTTGGCGAAATTTTGGAACTCAGGCAAAAGGGCTACGACACAACGCCGCTCGCCATCCGACTGATCGGGAAAATTACGGACGACGACATGAACGGGCAGTTGAATAGCAGCGGATATCTTCAAATCAAAGGCAAAAACAATTATTCGGAAATGAACATAACGCTCGAAGGAATCGGCGAAGACGCTTATGCTTACGGTTGGGGACTGCTTCTCCGATATGTCGGCAATGTGGAAGTAAGAAACCTGGGCTTGATGTTATTCCCCGACGATGGCATCTCCATGGATACCGGCAATGTGAACGTTTGGGTGCATCACAACGATCTTTTCTATGGAACCGCCGGAGGAGATGCGGACCAAGCGAAAGGCGACGGCTCCACGGATCTTAAAAAAGGATCGACTTTCATTACTATATCTTACAACCACTACTGGGACTCCGGGAAAGCTTCTCTCGTCGGCTTGAGCGAATCGTCGGAGTTTTTTGTGACCTTCCATCATAACTGGTTCGATCATTCGGACTCGCGTCATCCGCGCATCCGGTTGGCTTCCGTTCATATTTACAATAACTTTTTTGACGGCATCTCCAAATACGGCGTCGGCGTGACGACGGGAGGTTCGGCCTTTGTAGAATCGAATGATTTCCGGCATGCCCCGAATCCAATGATGAGTTCCTTGCAAGGTACGGATGCTTTGGGGGACGGGACGTTCTCGGGCGAAGACGGAGGCATGATTAAAGCATTCAACAATATCATTACGGATGCCGAAAGCCTGATTTATGCCAATTCCAATGCGGGAACGGCTCCGGCTCATGCGACCTCGTTCGATGCTTACCTGGCTTCGTCGAGAAATGAAACCGTGCCAATCTCTTACAAAACCCTGGTGGGCGGAACAGCCTATAACAATTTCGACACGAGCGGCATCGATACGGGAGTAGACGTGTCCGATATTGATCCTGTAAGCGATGTCGAGCAAATCGTTACGGCGGAAGCCGGGCGGCTGAATAACGGAGACTTCGCATGGGAATTCAACGATTCGGTCGATGACGCCTCGTCTGCGGTGAATGCGGCACTGATGGCCAAAATCACGAGCTACGCCACGCAACTCGTGTCCGTAGGAGGAAATTCGACGGACCCGACAGACCCGACGGAATCCCCGAATCCGACGGAGAGTCCTGAGCCGACGCCCACTTCGACTCCGCCAGCCGGACAATATGTCCATAACTTTACGACGGACGGAACGGCAAGCGACTTTTTCGATATTCAAGGAAGTCTTTCCACAACGAAGGGCACGGTGGTCTATAACGGACTCACCCTGACGCAATGTTTGAAAATCGAGAGCTCGACCCGCATTGAGTTTACGACGGCCCAGGCTTCGACCTTAACCTTGGTGTTCAATTCGGCGGACGGAACCAAAATCAAGATCGACGGAACTAGTTACCCGATGACGAACGGCATCGTCAGCGTACCTCTCGCGCCGGGCGCGCATACCCTTACAAAAGACAATGTGGCAAATCTGTTTTACATGGAATTGGCGTACGCTTGA
- a CDS encoding nuclease domain-containing protein: MHRYRDAIVYEDGNRGELERSMFGAYVLFPYHDEEKFREHKFYKSIELVNVGAFPFSPNSTKLMEAFLDEIIMTVPRKLTSDPLVLGEPLSITGTSSRGKTCSSVP, encoded by the coding sequence ATGCACCGGTATCGGGACGCAATCGTGTACGAAGACGGAAACCGGGGAGAGCTGGAGCGCAGCATGTTCGGGGCTTACGTGCTGTTCCCGTATCACGACGAGGAGAAGTTCCGCGAGCACAAATTCTACAAAAGCATCGAGCTGGTGAACGTCGGGGCGTTTCCTTTTTCGCCGAATTCGACGAAGCTGATGGAAGCGTTCCTGGATGAAATCATCATGACAGTCCCGAGAAAGCTTACGAGCGATCCACTCGTCCTCGGGGAACCCCTGAGTATTACCGGAACAAGTTCGAGGGGAAAAACATGCTCGTCGGTTCCCTGA
- a CDS encoding PadR family transcriptional regulator, whose amino-acid sequence MHPISNVEFMLLQMIAEGGQTSGYDIKKLVDRRGYREWANIGTTSIYGGLKKLSDKGWIAPEDSDEKSGKGPMPTRFALTEAGRIKLKHEILDSLSSTRERDNRFDLGLAALPFIGKDEAIAALRKRLDFLHGASIKVRRKFESQGGARLPLNVRALFLHPISLIESETAFVDRLIQELSEETGDDGQNH is encoded by the coding sequence ATGCACCCGATCTCGAATGTCGAATTCATGCTGCTGCAAATGATCGCGGAAGGCGGTCAAACTTCGGGGTACGATATCAAGAAGCTGGTCGATCGGCGAGGCTATCGGGAATGGGCGAATATCGGCACGACTTCGATCTACGGAGGACTGAAGAAGCTGAGCGACAAAGGCTGGATCGCGCCCGAGGATTCCGACGAAAAATCCGGCAAGGGGCCGATGCCGACCCGCTTCGCCCTCACCGAAGCCGGCAGGATCAAGCTGAAACATGAAATCCTCGACAGCCTGTCGTCAACGCGGGAACGCGACAACCGCTTCGATCTCGGCCTGGCCGCTTTGCCCTTCATCGGGAAGGACGAAGCGATCGCCGCTTTGCGGAAACGGCTGGACTTTCTTCATGGCGCTTCAATCAAAGTAAGGCGGAAGTTCGAATCGCAAGGCGGCGCTCGATTGCCGCTGAACGTAAGGGCGCTGTTCTTGCATCCGATAAGCCTGATCGAGAGCGAGACAGCGTTCGTTGACCGTCTAATTCAAGAATTGTCGGAGGAGACAGGGGACGATGGCCAAAATCATTGA
- a CDS encoding DMT family transporter, which produces MSEAALSRKQTFFYLFFLILMWGINWPLSKYALEFTPPLLFAGLRTLIGGVLLIAVALPRWRKLRLRETWPYYLFSAFLSIVFYYGFQTVGLQYMPAGLFSAIVFLQPVLLGLFAWMWLGERMYARKMIGLLLGFAGVAAMSIGGLEGGISLIGILLALASALSWALGTVYIKRQAAKVDSLWMTAMQVTIGGVVMTAYGSTVESWSEIRWTGPFVYDTLFISVFVIALGWLVYFKLIGSGEATKVGSFTFLIPVVSIVCSVLFLDEQLTLNLLAGMALIVASILLVNARPKVG; this is translated from the coding sequence ATGTCAGAAGCTGCTCTATCCCGCAAACAAACTTTTTTCTATTTATTCTTCCTTATCCTGATGTGGGGGATAAACTGGCCTTTGTCCAAATACGCGCTGGAATTCACGCCGCCGCTGCTGTTCGCCGGCCTTCGGACGCTGATCGGCGGAGTTCTGCTCATCGCCGTCGCGCTGCCGCGCTGGAGGAAGCTTCGGCTTCGGGAGACATGGCCGTATTATTTGTTCTCGGCCTTCCTGAGCATCGTTTTCTACTACGGCTTCCAGACCGTCGGCCTGCAATACATGCCCGCCGGCTTGTTCTCGGCCATCGTGTTTCTGCAGCCGGTGCTGCTCGGATTGTTTGCCTGGATGTGGCTGGGAGAGCGAATGTACGCCCGGAAAATGATCGGCCTGCTGCTCGGCTTCGCGGGAGTGGCCGCGATGAGCATCGGCGGGCTGGAGGGGGGAATCTCGCTCATCGGCATCCTGCTCGCTTTGGCATCCGCGCTCAGCTGGGCGCTCGGAACCGTCTATATCAAGCGGCAAGCGGCCAAGGTCGACTCGCTGTGGATGACGGCCATGCAGGTCACGATCGGCGGCGTCGTCATGACGGCGTACGGCTCGACCGTGGAGAGCTGGTCGGAAATCCGGTGGACCGGTCCGTTCGTCTACGATACGCTGTTCATTTCCGTCTTCGTCATCGCGCTCGGCTGGCTCGTCTACTTCAAGCTGATCGGCTCGGGCGAGGCGACGAAGGTCGGGTCGTTCACGTTCCTGATCCCGGTCGTCTCCATCGTCTGCAGCGTTTTGTTCCTCGACGAGCAGTTGACGCTGAACCTGCTCGCGGGAATGGCGCTCATCGTCGCCAGCATCCTGCTTGTGAACGCGAGGCCGAAAGTTGGTTGA
- a CDS encoding DUF5316 family protein — MDWLLYVGIIFLFISGILIGAWTTGTQQRGNYYSENQNERKLKRKLAAITALISLLAFIIYGCFYLL; from the coding sequence ATGGATTGGTTATTGTATGTCGGAATTATTTTTCTGTTTATCTCCGGGATTCTGATTGGTGCATGGACTACAGGTACTCAACAGAGAGGAAATTACTATTCGGAAAATCAAAATGAACGAAAGCTTAAAAGAAAATTGGCCGCAATCACAGCACTTATTTCCTTACTTGCATTTATTATTTACGGTTGTTTTTATTTATTATAA
- a CDS encoding BtrH N-terminal domain-containing protein produces MAKIIEGFVPYRGEHCETTALGNLLQFAGIRLSEPMLFGLGQGLGFIYWDSKGMDFPFIGGRVKPDVLTANLASALGLTVRTQETSSVGVAWQNVRRCIDRGIPVGLKLDSYYLDYFTNKVHFAGHYAVLYGMDDEYAYMADTGQQGGQVKTSLASLAAARNAKGPMSSRNRSFSLDPINALPPLVPAIRESLTRNAHDYLNPPIRNVGNKGVVKMSREILKWPSRSRNFEHDLGLAALLMERAGTGGALFRNLYRDFLKECAERLEDPKIGQAYRMFAEIAPMWTRVSASIERAGKTGSHEELQQASRLLLEIADKERTAMELLL; encoded by the coding sequence ATGGCCAAAATCATTGAAGGTTTCGTACCGTACCGAGGCGAACATTGCGAAACGACCGCCCTGGGCAACCTGCTGCAATTTGCGGGAATCCGACTGTCGGAACCGATGCTGTTCGGACTCGGGCAGGGGCTCGGCTTCATTTACTGGGACTCCAAGGGAATGGACTTTCCGTTCATCGGCGGAAGGGTGAAGCCGGATGTATTGACAGCCAACCTGGCCAGCGCGCTGGGTTTGACCGTCCGAACTCAGGAAACGTCGTCCGTCGGCGTAGCGTGGCAAAACGTGCGGCGCTGCATCGATCGCGGAATTCCGGTCGGCCTGAAGCTGGATTCCTATTACTTGGACTATTTTACGAACAAAGTGCACTTTGCCGGCCACTATGCGGTCTTATACGGCATGGATGACGAATACGCCTACATGGCGGACACCGGACAGCAGGGCGGACAGGTGAAAACGAGCCTCGCAAGCCTGGCCGCGGCCCGGAACGCAAAGGGACCCATGAGTTCGCGGAATCGTTCGTTTTCGCTCGATCCGATCAACGCTTTGCCTCCGCTCGTTCCCGCGATACGCGAATCCTTGACCAGGAACGCGCATGATTATTTGAACCCGCCCATTCGCAATGTCGGGAACAAAGGCGTTGTCAAAATGAGCCGCGAAATCCTGAAATGGCCTTCCCGCAGCCGCAATTTCGAACATGATTTAGGCCTGGCCGCTTTGCTGATGGAGCGGGCGGGAACCGGCGGCGCTTTGTTCCGGAATCTGTACCGGGACTTCCTGAAGGAATGCGCCGAGCGCTTGGAAGACCCGAAAATCGGACAAGCTTACCGTATGTTTGCGGAAATCGCTCCGATGTGGACCCGTGTCTCCGCCTCGATCGAACGTGCGGGAAAAACGGGCAGCCACGAGGAGCTGCAGCAGGCATCAAGGCTTCTGCTCGAGATTGCGGATAAAGAGCGAACGGCCATGGAGTTATTGTTGTGA